One segment of Nocardioides sp. QY071 DNA contains the following:
- a CDS encoding GH25 family lysozyme, with protein sequence MRRLAAMAAVLALAGCGGTPDARPAPTTSAPSTTTAPPATTPTPTPVPTPEPTSTPELAEGIDASHHQGPIDWEQVAGAGIRFAYLKASEGTGFTDPRFAAHRAAAERAGVSVAGYHYFQLCSNGTAQAEHFLRVLGPHPAPGQPPALDLELAGSCTDPPSRAALLAEVREFLQRVDETLATTTLVYLYPDFEDRFGFAKDLADHPQWVRRLGERPPARDWAVWQYDDRGSVPGIRGGVDRNRGTFPIEGR encoded by the coding sequence GTGAGGAGACTGGCCGCGATGGCGGCGGTGCTGGCGCTGGCCGGCTGCGGCGGTACGCCGGACGCCCGTCCGGCACCGACGACCTCGGCGCCGTCCACGACCACGGCACCACCGGCGACCACCCCCACGCCGACCCCCGTCCCCACGCCCGAGCCCACCTCCACCCCCGAGCTCGCCGAGGGCATCGACGCCTCCCACCACCAGGGCCCGATCGACTGGGAGCAGGTGGCCGGGGCGGGCATCCGGTTCGCCTACCTCAAGGCCAGCGAGGGCACCGGGTTCACGGACCCGCGGTTCGCGGCGCACCGGGCGGCCGCCGAACGCGCTGGCGTCTCGGTCGCGGGCTACCACTACTTCCAGCTGTGCAGCAACGGCACAGCCCAGGCCGAGCACTTCCTGCGCGTCCTCGGCCCCCACCCCGCACCCGGCCAGCCGCCGGCGCTCGACCTCGAGCTCGCCGGCAGCTGCACCGACCCACCGTCGCGCGCGGCCCTCCTCGCCGAGGTCCGGGAGTTCCTCCAGCGAGTCGACGAGACCCTCGCCACGACCACGCTGGTCTATCTCTACCCCGACTTCGAGGACCGTTTCGGGTTCGCGAAGGACCTGGCCGACCACCCCCAGTGGGTACGTCGCCTCGGCGAGCGCCCACCGGCCCGCGACTGGGCCGTGTGGCAGTACGACGACCGCGGCTCCGTGCCTGGCATCAGGGGCGGCGTGGACCGCAACCGGGGAACATTTCCGATCGAGGGACGTTGA
- the trxA gene encoding thioredoxin codes for MSTIDLTAGNFEQTVLDNEIVFVDFWASWCGPCRNFAPIYEAAAEEHGDLVFGSVNTEEEQQLASAARVTSIPTLMAFKKGALVFSQAGALPAPALAQVIAAVRDFDVDAAKAEQ; via the coding sequence ATGTCCACCATCGACCTGACCGCCGGCAACTTCGAGCAGACGGTCCTCGACAACGAGATCGTCTTCGTCGACTTCTGGGCGTCGTGGTGCGGCCCGTGCCGCAACTTCGCCCCGATCTACGAGGCGGCCGCCGAGGAGCACGGCGACCTGGTCTTCGGCTCGGTGAACACCGAGGAGGAGCAGCAGCTCGCCAGTGCCGCCCGGGTCACCTCCATCCCGACCCTGATGGCGTTCAAGAAGGGTGCGCTGGTCTTCTCCCAGGCCGGTGCGCTGCCCGCACCCGCCCTGGCCCAGGTCATCGCCGCCGTCCGCGACTTCGACGTCGACGCCGCGAAGGCCGAGCAGTGA